A region from the Variovorax sp. RKNM96 genome encodes:
- a CDS encoding DUF1427 family protein has protein sequence MKPYVVSLALGLLVGVIYALFQVRSPAPPVIALVGLLGILLGEQIPPLIKSFIAPPATATSWLQHQVKPHVFGELPKCAQPSAVKAANASPSDRHSA, from the coding sequence ATGAAGCCCTATGTCGTTTCCCTCGCCCTCGGCCTTCTGGTCGGCGTGATCTATGCGCTCTTCCAGGTGCGCTCGCCGGCGCCGCCGGTGATCGCCCTGGTGGGGCTCCTGGGCATCCTGCTCGGCGAGCAGATCCCGCCGCTGATCAAGAGCTTCATCGCCCCGCCGGCGACCGCCACCTCGTGGCTGCAGCACCAGGTCAAGCCGCATGTGTTCGGCGAGCTGCCCAAGTGCGCCCAGCCTTCCGCGGTGAAAGCCGCCAACGCCTCGCCGTCCGACCGGCACAGCGCATGA
- a CDS encoding MFS transporter, which produces MKFPAFLFSLFVSRLADQMLLFLVPLVVFQVTQSVAWSGYAFAAETFPRFLSFPVCGALCDRVSPLKLLRGSQIFRALVCLLGVLGSEALGGIGWLVGLSAVCGVLTTQGVMAREVMLPQIANGHRFDRVLAHAQTAEQTGMVLGPLVAAALFAHWPWQAVVGAAAALFLLADAATAYWRHGNPVPLLHEPHAEPGHFLRPIQTALLHVLRLPGLMRLTVVTAGVNLVIGVTLASSAALVTGLYQRSANYYAGLQMLGAVATVVVLLAIARGAFALRKMGVVSFLLIFGGGVLTAISPNHWGYALGFLLVTGFDKMFSIYIRVHRQKIIPAKDYGKTTGVIVLLNNLSQPVAGLLVGALAGTAQTGWVILALCLLMAALGIAAVISHRASAAAAAASSATSP; this is translated from the coding sequence ATGAAATTCCCCGCGTTCCTCTTCTCGCTCTTCGTCTCCCGGCTGGCCGACCAGATGCTGCTGTTCCTGGTGCCGCTCGTGGTGTTCCAGGTGACGCAGAGCGTGGCGTGGTCCGGCTACGCCTTCGCGGCCGAGACCTTTCCGCGCTTTCTGTCATTCCCCGTCTGCGGCGCGCTGTGTGACCGCGTCTCGCCGCTCAAGCTCCTGCGCGGCAGCCAGATCTTTCGCGCTCTGGTGTGCCTGCTCGGCGTGCTGGGCAGCGAGGCGCTCGGCGGCATCGGCTGGCTCGTGGGCCTCTCTGCCGTGTGCGGCGTGCTCACCACGCAGGGCGTGATGGCCCGCGAAGTGATGCTGCCGCAGATTGCCAACGGCCACCGCTTCGACCGCGTGCTGGCCCACGCGCAGACCGCCGAGCAGACCGGCATGGTGCTCGGCCCGCTGGTGGCGGCCGCGCTCTTTGCGCACTGGCCCTGGCAGGCCGTGGTCGGCGCGGCGGCGGCGCTGTTCCTGCTGGCCGATGCCGCCACCGCGTACTGGCGGCACGGCAACCCGGTGCCGCTGCTTCATGAACCGCACGCCGAGCCGGGGCACTTTCTGCGCCCCATCCAGACCGCCCTCTTGCACGTGCTGCGCCTGCCCGGCCTGATGCGGCTCACCGTGGTGACGGCGGGCGTCAACCTCGTCATCGGCGTCACGCTCGCCTCTTCGGCGGCGCTGGTCACCGGGCTCTACCAGCGCTCGGCCAACTACTACGCGGGCCTGCAGATGCTGGGTGCCGTCGCCACCGTGGTCGTGCTGCTGGCCATTGCGCGCGGTGCGTTCGCGTTGCGCAAGATGGGCGTGGTGTCGTTCCTGTTGATCTTCGGCGGCGGCGTGCTCACCGCCATCAGCCCCAACCATTGGGGCTACGCGCTGGGCTTTTTGCTGGTGACCGGGTTCGACAAGATGTTCAGCATCTACATCCGCGTGCACCGGCAGAAGATCATTCCCGCCAAGGACTACGGCAAGACCACCGGCGTGATCGTGCTGCTCAACAACCTGAGCCAGCCGGTGGCGGGCTTGCTGGTCGGCGCGCTGGCCGGCACGGCGCAGACCGGTTGGGTGATCCTTGCGCTGTGCTTGCTGATGGCTGCCCTCGGCATCGCCGCCGTGATCAGCCACCGGGCATCGGCTGCAGCCGCAGCAGCCTCTTCCGCTACATCACCTTGA
- a CDS encoding DoxX family protein, which produces MKTMHWTLSPAVRWVALLLLCAAYLQGGLNKAMDFNAAIGEMNHFGLSPAGPLAVAVIVLELGAAALILTGFWRWLGALALGGFTLMATFVALRFWEMPMGQERFMAANSFFEHLGLVGGFLFVAWLDLKERAHV; this is translated from the coding sequence ATGAAGACGATGCACTGGACCCTTTCACCCGCCGTGCGCTGGGTCGCCTTGTTGCTGCTCTGCGCGGCCTACCTGCAGGGCGGGCTGAACAAGGCGATGGATTTCAACGCAGCCATCGGCGAGATGAACCACTTCGGCCTGTCGCCCGCAGGGCCGCTGGCCGTGGCAGTGATCGTGCTGGAGCTGGGCGCCGCGGCGCTGATCCTCACCGGCTTCTGGCGCTGGCTCGGCGCGCTCGCGCTCGGGGGCTTCACGCTGATGGCGACCTTCGTCGCGCTGCGTTTCTGGGAGATGCCCATGGGGCAAGAGCGCTTCATGGCCGCCAACTCCTTCTTCGAACACCTGGGCCTGGTCGGCGGCTTCCTGTTCGTCGCCTGGCTCGACCTGAAAGAGCGTGCCCATGTCTGA
- a CDS encoding hydrolase, which translates to MSIKATPTAGSKLLTPTDHTLVMIDFQSQMAFATHSIDAVNLRNNAALVAQAAAGFKVSTILTTVAEKSFSGPMFSEITDAFPGQKMLDRTSMNTWEDAAVIDRVNEIGKPRIVLAGLWTSVCIVGPALSALDQGFEVYVIADACGDVSTEAHERAMDRMVQAGARPMTSLQYLLELQRDWARGDTYELTTGIAKKVGGAYGIGINYAKSMFGAHEG; encoded by the coding sequence ATGTCCATCAAAGCCACCCCGACCGCCGGTTCCAAGCTGCTCACCCCCACAGACCACACGCTCGTGATGATCGACTTCCAGTCGCAGATGGCCTTTGCCACGCACTCGATCGATGCGGTGAACCTGCGCAACAACGCGGCGCTGGTGGCGCAGGCCGCGGCCGGCTTCAAGGTGTCGACCATCCTCACGACGGTGGCCGAGAAGAGCTTCTCGGGCCCGATGTTCAGCGAGATCACCGACGCCTTCCCGGGCCAGAAGATGCTCGACCGCACCTCGATGAACACCTGGGAAGACGCCGCCGTGATCGACCGCGTGAATGAAATCGGCAAGCCGCGCATCGTGCTGGCGGGCCTGTGGACCAGCGTGTGCATCGTGGGCCCGGCGCTCTCGGCGCTCGACCAGGGCTTCGAGGTGTATGTGATCGCCGACGCCTGCGGTGACGTGTCGACCGAGGCGCACGAGCGCGCGATGGACCGCATGGTGCAGGCCGGCGCGCGGCCGATGACCTCGCTGCAATACCTGCTGGAGCTGCAGCGCGACTGGGCGCGTGGCGACACCTACGAGCTGACCACCGGCATCGCGAAGAAGGTGGGCGGCGCGTATGGCATCGGCATCAACTACGCCAAGAGCATGTTCGGCGCGCACGAAGGCTGA
- a CDS encoding LysR family transcriptional regulator: MLKLSLEAIEVVDAIARHGSFAAAATRLNKVPSTISYAVGKLEEQLGMLLFERNGPRVTLTAVGEEMLKEGRWLLSAASDLESRMRQIATGYESELRLVHDSLIPTEALIDDIRAFEDLRCGTRLRVGCEALTGSWEALREGRADIVIAAGEGPAGGGYQAATVGSLEFAFCVAPTHPLTRLGRPLQRGDLLDCNAIVVGDSARTLSDRTVGLLAGQPRITVPSMAAKVACQVAGLGHGFLPRACIANELKRGTLVELPTEEPRAPEAFWLAWKTGAQGQALRWWRERMNRTLVPALLPRSFL, translated from the coding sequence GTGCTCAAACTCAGCCTGGAAGCCATCGAGGTCGTCGACGCCATCGCGCGCCACGGCTCCTTCGCCGCCGCCGCCACGCGCCTGAACAAGGTGCCCTCCACCATCTCGTACGCGGTCGGCAAGCTCGAGGAGCAGCTGGGCATGCTGCTGTTCGAGCGCAACGGCCCGCGCGTGACGCTCACCGCCGTCGGCGAAGAAATGCTGAAAGAGGGCCGCTGGCTCCTCAGCGCCGCGAGCGACCTCGAATCGCGCATGCGGCAGATCGCCACCGGCTACGAGTCGGAACTTCGGCTGGTGCACGACTCGCTCATTCCCACCGAGGCGCTCATCGACGACATCCGCGCGTTCGAAGACCTGCGCTGCGGCACGCGGCTGCGCGTGGGCTGCGAGGCGCTCACCGGCAGCTGGGAGGCGCTGCGCGAGGGGCGCGCCGACATCGTCATCGCCGCGGGCGAAGGCCCGGCCGGCGGCGGCTACCAGGCGGCGACCGTGGGCAGCCTCGAGTTCGCGTTCTGCGTCGCGCCCACGCACCCGCTCACGCGGCTGGGCCGGCCGCTGCAGCGCGGCGACCTGCTCGACTGCAATGCCATCGTGGTGGGCGACAGCGCCCGCACGCTGTCGGATCGCACCGTGGGCCTGCTCGCCGGCCAGCCCCGCATCACGGTGCCGTCGATGGCCGCGAAGGTCGCCTGCCAGGTGGCCGGTCTCGGCCACGGCTTCCTGCCGCGCGCATGCATCGCGAACGAACTGAAACGCGGCACGCTGGTGGAACTGCCGACCGAGGAGCCGCGCGCGCCCGAAGCGTTCTGGCTCGCATGGAAGACCGGTGCGCAGGGGCAGGCGTTGCGCTGGTGGCGCGAGCGCATGAACCGCACGCTGGTGCCGGCGTTGTTGCCGCGGTCGTTCCTGTAG
- a CDS encoding 2-hydroxychromene-2-carboxylate isomerase: protein MIALDCYYSLSSPWAYLGGPQLQDIVRRHHVRLTLKPYDFQAVVPQTGGIPLKTRPEPRRTYHALELARWSDYLGMPMNLAPAHYPKGAPSDPNWNKYAGWMVIAAQLKGLDAQPLSHALLRALWAEERDTSQADVRIAVADENGYDGASLQALEQAAETLAVYRANSAEAVEAGVFGAPTFILNGERFWGQDRLAFLDRALDKLRAAG from the coding sequence ATGATCGCGCTCGACTGCTACTACAGCCTCTCCTCCCCCTGGGCCTACCTGGGCGGCCCGCAACTTCAGGACATCGTGCGCCGCCACCACGTGCGGCTCACGCTCAAGCCCTACGACTTCCAGGCGGTGGTGCCGCAGACCGGCGGCATTCCGCTCAAGACCCGCCCCGAGCCGCGCCGCACGTACCACGCGCTCGAACTGGCGCGCTGGAGCGATTACCTCGGCATGCCGATGAACCTGGCGCCCGCGCACTACCCGAAGGGCGCGCCCAGCGATCCGAACTGGAACAAGTACGCGGGCTGGATGGTGATCGCCGCGCAGCTCAAGGGGCTCGATGCGCAGCCGCTCTCGCACGCGCTGCTGCGCGCGCTGTGGGCCGAGGAGCGCGACACCTCGCAGGCCGACGTGCGCATCGCGGTCGCCGACGAGAACGGCTACGACGGCGCCTCGCTGCAGGCGCTGGAGCAGGCGGCCGAGACGCTGGCGGTGTACCGCGCGAACAGTGCGGAGGCGGTGGAAGCGGGCGTGTTCGGGGCGCCGACGTTCATCTTGAATGGCGAGCGGTTCTGGGGGCAGGACCGGTTGGCGTTTCTCGACCGGGCGCTGGACAAGTTGCGCGCGGCGGGCTGA
- a CDS encoding amidohydrolase, protein MAHTDTPDLILRNGRFTTLDRSNPTADAVAIKDGRFTRVGRAEDVLPLAGSHTRVIDLQGKRVLPGLIDNHLHIIRGGLNYNMELRWDGVRSLADAMAMLRRQVAITPAPQWVRVVGGFTEHQFAEKRLPTIAELNAVAPDTPVFILHLYDRALLNGAALRAVGYTKDTPAPPGGEIVRDSAGNPTGLLLAKPNAAILYATLAKGPKLPFDYQLNSTRHFMRELNRLGVTGAIDAGGGNQNFPDDYEVIRKLHDDGQLTIRLAYNLFTQKPQAEKEDFLNWTANSTYKQGDDYFRHNGAGEMLVFSAADFEDFRQPRPDMAPEMEGELEGVVRILAQNRWPWRMHATYDETISRSLDVFEKVNKDTPLAGLNWFFDHAETISEKSMDRIAALGGGVAVQHRMAYQGEYFVERYGPGAAEATPPVKRMLEKGMKVSAGTDATRVASYNPWVSLSWLVTGKTVGGMQLYPQRNCLDREGALRMWTENVTWFSNEQGKKGRIEAGQLADLVVPDRDFFACAESEIADTTALLTMVGGKVVYGAGPFAAHDEGTLPPAMPDWSPARTFGGYAGWADTAEGAPLQKVMRNAAAACACANDCNVHGHQHATAWSSKLPIADLKSFWGALGCACWAV, encoded by the coding sequence ATGGCCCACACCGATACCCCCGACCTCATCCTGCGCAACGGCCGCTTCACCACGCTGGACCGTTCCAACCCCACGGCCGATGCGGTGGCCATCAAGGACGGCCGCTTCACCCGCGTGGGCCGCGCCGAAGACGTGCTGCCGCTGGCTGGCAGCCACACCCGCGTGATCGACCTGCAGGGCAAGCGCGTGCTGCCGGGGTTGATCGACAACCACCTGCACATCATTCGCGGCGGCCTCAACTACAACATGGAGCTGCGCTGGGACGGCGTGCGCAGCCTGGCCGATGCGATGGCCATGCTCCGGCGGCAGGTGGCGATCACGCCCGCGCCGCAATGGGTGCGCGTGGTGGGCGGCTTCACCGAGCACCAGTTCGCCGAGAAGCGCCTGCCGACCATCGCCGAACTCAACGCGGTGGCGCCCGATACGCCCGTGTTCATCCTGCACCTGTACGACCGTGCGCTGCTCAACGGCGCCGCGCTGCGCGCCGTGGGCTACACCAAGGACACGCCCGCGCCGCCCGGCGGCGAGATCGTGCGCGACAGCGCCGGCAACCCCACGGGCCTGCTGCTCGCCAAGCCGAATGCGGCCATCCTCTACGCGACGCTGGCCAAGGGGCCGAAGCTGCCGTTCGACTACCAGCTCAATTCCACGCGCCACTTCATGCGCGAGCTCAACCGCCTGGGCGTGACCGGTGCCATCGACGCGGGCGGCGGCAACCAGAATTTTCCCGACGACTACGAAGTGATCCGCAAGCTGCACGACGACGGGCAGCTCACGATCCGCCTGGCCTACAACCTGTTCACCCAGAAGCCCCAGGCCGAGAAGGAAGACTTCCTGAACTGGACGGCGAATTCGACGTACAAGCAGGGCGACGACTATTTCCGCCACAACGGCGCGGGCGAGATGCTTGTGTTCTCTGCTGCCGACTTCGAAGACTTCCGCCAGCCGCGCCCCGACATGGCGCCCGAGATGGAAGGCGAACTCGAAGGCGTGGTGCGCATCCTGGCGCAGAACCGCTGGCCGTGGCGCATGCATGCGACCTACGACGAAACCATCAGCCGCTCGCTCGACGTCTTCGAGAAGGTCAACAAGGACACGCCGCTCGCGGGCCTGAACTGGTTCTTCGACCATGCCGAGACGATCTCCGAGAAGTCGATGGACCGCATCGCCGCGCTGGGCGGCGGGGTGGCGGTGCAGCACCGCATGGCCTACCAGGGCGAGTATTTCGTGGAACGCTACGGCCCCGGCGCGGCCGAGGCCACGCCGCCGGTCAAGCGCATGCTCGAGAAGGGTATGAAGGTCTCGGCCGGTACCGACGCGACGCGCGTGGCCTCGTACAACCCGTGGGTGTCGCTGTCGTGGCTGGTCACGGGCAAGACGGTGGGCGGCATGCAGCTCTACCCGCAGCGCAATTGCCTGGACCGCGAAGGCGCGCTGCGCATGTGGACCGAGAACGTCACCTGGTTCTCGAACGAGCAAGGCAAGAAGGGCCGCATCGAGGCCGGACAGCTCGCCGACCTCGTGGTGCCCGACCGCGATTTCTTCGCGTGTGCCGAATCGGAGATCGCCGACACGACCGCGCTGCTCACCATGGTGGGTGGCAAGGTGGTCTACGGCGCCGGTCCGTTCGCCGCGCACGACGAAGGCACGCTGCCACCGGCCATGCCCGACTGGTCGCCCGCACGCACCTTCGGTGGTTACGCCGGCTGGGCCGACACGGCTGAAGGTGCGCCCCTGCAGAAGGTGATGCGCAACGCGGCCGCCGCCTGCGCCTGTGCCAATGACTGCAACGTGCACGGCCACCAGCACGCGACGGCTTGGAGCAGCAAGCTGCCGATTGCCGACCTGAAGAGCTTCTGGGGCGCGCTCGGCTGCGCCTGCTGGGCGGTGTGA